A single region of the Pseudalkalibacillus berkeleyi genome encodes:
- the sigF gene encoding RNA polymerase sporulation sigma factor SigF yields MDLDVKQDKKPPYLSDKEMKELIQRSQDGDPKARDTIVEKNMRLVWSVVQRFLNRGYEPDDLFQIGSIGLLKSVDKFDLSYDVKFSTYAVPMIIGEIQRFIRDDGTVKVSRSLKELGNKVRKVKDELSKNFGRNPTVNEIAEKLEISPEEVVMAQEAVRAPSSIHETVYENDGDPITLLDQISDRDESKWFDQIALREAIKTLNERERLIVYLRYFKDQTQSEVATRLGISQVQVSRLEKKILKEMKTQMDE; encoded by the coding sequence ATGGATTTGGACGTCAAACAAGATAAAAAGCCACCGTACCTGAGTGACAAGGAAATGAAAGAGTTGATTCAACGTAGTCAAGATGGTGATCCGAAAGCTCGTGATACCATTGTTGAAAAGAACATGCGACTCGTATGGTCAGTTGTACAACGATTTTTGAATAGAGGGTACGAACCGGACGATCTCTTCCAAATCGGGAGTATCGGTCTACTCAAATCAGTAGATAAATTCGATCTTAGTTATGACGTAAAATTTTCAACATACGCGGTTCCGATGATTATCGGAGAGATACAACGGTTTATACGCGATGATGGGACTGTGAAAGTAAGTAGGTCACTGAAGGAGCTTGGTAACAAAGTCCGAAAAGTAAAGGATGAGCTATCTAAGAACTTTGGCCGGAATCCCACTGTAAATGAAATCGCAGAGAAACTTGAGATAAGTCCAGAAGAAGTAGTAATGGCTCAAGAAGCAGTTAGGGCACCATCCTCCATCCATGAAACGGTTTATGAAAATGACGGGGATCCAATTACCTTACTTGATCAAATTTCTGATCGTGATGAATCAAAATGGTTCGATCAAATTGCATTGCGAGAAGCCATTAAAACATTAAACGAACGGGAAAGGTTAATTGTTTACCTCAGATACTTTAAAGATCAAACCCAATCGGAAGTCGCAACAAGACTTGGTATATCGCAAGTGCAAGTATCAAGACTTGAAAAGAAAATATTGAAGGAAATGAAGACCCAGATGGACGAGTAA
- the spoIIAB gene encoding anti-sigma F factor, which translates to MKNVMKMEFSARSENESFARVTVAAFIAQLDPTVDELTEIKTVVSEAVTNSIIHGYENNDNGMVHIECRLEDGFVEVLIRDEGIGIDNLDEARQPLYTTKPELERSGMGFTIMENFMDQIEIETEKSFGTTIRLKKYLSNHKALCN; encoded by the coding sequence ATGAAGAATGTGATGAAAATGGAGTTCTCTGCTCGAAGTGAAAATGAATCGTTTGCAAGGGTTACGGTTGCAGCATTTATTGCACAGCTCGATCCAACTGTTGATGAGTTAACTGAAATTAAAACGGTTGTATCTGAAGCCGTGACGAATTCGATTATTCACGGTTATGAAAATAACGATAACGGCATGGTTCACATTGAGTGCCGACTAGAGGATGGATTTGTTGAAGTCCTCATTAGGGATGAAGGAATTGGAATCGATAATTTAGATGAAGCACGCCAACCATTGTACACGACTAAGCCTGAATTGGAACGTTCAGGTATGGGATTCACCATCATGGAGAACTTCATGGATCAGATTGAGATTGAAACAGAAAAGTCATTCGGCACCACGATCCGCTTGAAAAAGTATTTATCAAATCATAAAGCGCTTTGTAATTAA
- the spoIIAA gene encoding anti-sigma F factor antagonist — MSLNVKLEVKDRVLCIRLSGDLDHHTAAQLRSEVDQTIEENQIHDIILNLEALSFMDSSGLGVILGRYKLIKSQGGEMVVCSISPSVKRLFEMSGMFKIIRLEDSEQKALNTLGVA; from the coding sequence GTGAGTCTAAACGTTAAACTCGAAGTGAAAGACCGTGTTCTTTGTATCCGATTATCAGGTGATTTAGACCACCATACAGCAGCACAGTTACGTTCAGAAGTCGATCAAACCATTGAAGAGAATCAAATCCATGATATTATCTTGAATTTGGAAGCCTTGTCTTTTATGGATAGCTCTGGTTTAGGAGTGATCCTCGGTCGATACAAATTGATCAAAAGTCAAGGTGGAGAAATGGTTGTATGCTCGATCTCCCCTTCTGTAAAACGACTGTTTGAAATGTCAGGCATGTTCAAAATTATCCGTCTAGAGGATAGCGAACAAAAAGCTCTGAACACGCTGGGGGTGGCATAA
- a CDS encoding D-alanyl-D-alanine carboxypeptidase family protein translates to MKRFFTSILVVVMAFTVVSPAAFANEDHVTANSLANKASSAILIERDTGTVLFDKNADEKLPPASMTKIMTMILVMEALHKGKINMKDKVRTSEYAASMGGSQIFLEAGEEMSVEEMLKGIALASGNDASVALGEFIAGTNDAFVKLMNDKAKELGLKNTNFENATGLPGKEHYSTARDMALMAKELLKYEQITKYTGKYEDYLRQNTDKKFWLVNTNKLVKFYPGVDGLKTGYTHEAKYCLTATAKKNDMRVIAVVMGAPTTKERNAQVTQMLDYAFANYETQKLYERHQMIDDVEVQKGISKTVQMATSEPISVLMKKGEKKLKLKTEIKIKKNVKMPIEKGDRLGTIIVKNNGKKVTESPLVASENVQSANWWALFKRTVGKFSQTP, encoded by the coding sequence ATGAAACGTTTTTTTACTAGTATTCTTGTAGTTGTGATGGCCTTCACGGTCGTATCTCCAGCTGCTTTTGCAAACGAGGATCATGTTACTGCTAATTCTCTTGCAAATAAAGCGTCTTCTGCAATTTTGATTGAAAGAGATACAGGTACAGTTCTATTTGATAAAAATGCTGACGAAAAGCTTCCTCCGGCAAGTATGACGAAAATTATGACCATGATTCTCGTGATGGAAGCTTTACATAAAGGCAAAATCAACATGAAGGATAAAGTGAGAACGAGTGAGTACGCAGCTTCGATGGGAGGCTCTCAAATTTTCTTAGAGGCTGGAGAAGAAATGTCAGTCGAAGAGATGTTGAAGGGTATCGCACTTGCTTCTGGAAATGATGCATCTGTTGCGCTCGGAGAATTTATTGCGGGTACGAACGATGCTTTCGTTAAACTAATGAATGATAAAGCAAAAGAACTTGGATTGAAAAACACGAATTTTGAAAACGCAACCGGACTACCTGGAAAGGAACACTACAGTACGGCAAGAGATATGGCCCTGATGGCCAAAGAGCTGTTAAAGTACGAGCAAATTACTAAATACACAGGCAAATATGAAGATTATTTACGTCAGAACACGGATAAAAAGTTCTGGCTTGTAAATACAAATAAACTTGTGAAATTTTACCCTGGTGTAGATGGTTTGAAAACGGGCTATACCCATGAGGCGAAATATTGTTTGACAGCAACTGCGAAAAAGAATGATATGCGTGTCATCGCAGTTGTTATGGGTGCACCTACAACGAAAGAACGGAATGCTCAAGTAACACAAATGCTCGATTACGCTTTTGCAAATTACGAGACGCAGAAATTGTACGAAAGACACCAAATGATTGATGATGTAGAAGTACAAAAAGGAATCTCGAAAACAGTACAAATGGCTACTTCTGAGCCGATTTCTGTCTTAATGAAAAAAGGTGAGAAAAAGCTAAAGCTGAAAACAGAAATCAAAATCAAGAAAAACGTGAAAATGCCTATTGAGAAAGGCGATCGCCTTGGTACGATCATCGTAAAAAATAATGGGAAGAAAGTAACTGAATCTCCTCTCGTTGCTTCAGAAAATGTGCAATCAGCGAACTGGTGGGCACTCTTTAAGCGAACGGTAGGGAAATTTTCACAAACACCTTAA
- a CDS encoding pyrimidine-nucleoside phosphorylase — protein MRMVDLIEKKRNGKELSKEEITFIIEGYTNNEIPDYQMSALAMAIYFTDMTEEERANFTMAMVDSGDKIDLSAIEGIKVDKHSTGGVGDTTTLVLAPLVAAVDVPVAKMSGRGLGHTGGTIDKLEAVPGFHVEIDNNEFIDLVNKNKIAVIGQSGNLTPADKKLYGLRDVTGTVNSIPLIASSIMSKKIAAGADAIVLDVKTGAGAFMTEVEQAEELANAMVKIGNNVGRNTMAVISDMSQPLGFAIGNALEVKEAADTLRGNGPKDLEELCLTLGSFMVVLAKKAETVEEARQMLIDVMKNGKAIEAFKTFLKAQGGDETVIDDPSKMPQAKHQIPFVADKAGFVSEITANEVGTAAMLLGAGRATKESVIDLAVGIVLHKKVGDEVKEGDAIATLHSNQENVDDVLKKLRDAYTISSEKVDAPPLVYKEIM, from the coding sequence ATGAGAATGGTAGATTTAATTGAAAAGAAACGTAACGGTAAGGAACTCTCTAAAGAAGAGATCACTTTCATCATAGAGGGCTACACAAATAACGAGATTCCTGATTATCAAATGTCTGCACTCGCAATGGCTATTTATTTTACAGACATGACAGAGGAAGAACGCGCTAACTTTACGATGGCGATGGTTGATTCAGGGGATAAAATTGACCTATCTGCAATAGAAGGAATTAAAGTTGATAAGCACTCTACTGGTGGAGTTGGTGATACGACTACACTTGTTTTAGCGCCTCTAGTTGCAGCGGTAGATGTACCTGTAGCGAAGATGTCAGGCCGTGGTCTAGGACACACTGGTGGAACGATTGATAAGCTTGAAGCGGTTCCGGGATTCCATGTTGAAATCGATAATAACGAATTTATTGATCTTGTTAATAAAAACAAAATTGCCGTTATCGGACAGAGTGGTAACTTAACGCCTGCTGATAAGAAATTGTACGGACTTCGTGATGTTACAGGTACAGTTAACTCAATACCGCTAATTGCTAGCTCGATTATGAGTAAGAAGATTGCAGCTGGTGCTGACGCGATTGTACTTGATGTGAAAACAGGAGCCGGGGCATTCATGACAGAAGTTGAGCAAGCAGAAGAACTTGCTAACGCAATGGTGAAAATCGGAAACAATGTGGGCCGAAACACAATGGCAGTCATCTCCGACATGAGCCAGCCTTTAGGATTTGCGATTGGTAATGCGCTTGAGGTAAAAGAGGCAGCGGACACGTTACGAGGTAATGGTCCTAAAGACCTTGAAGAATTGTGCCTGACGCTTGGTTCGTTTATGGTTGTTCTAGCTAAAAAAGCTGAAACAGTAGAAGAAGCTCGCCAAATGCTAATTGATGTGATGAAGAATGGCAAAGCGATCGAAGCATTCAAGACATTCTTAAAAGCACAAGGTGGCGACGAAACAGTTATTGACGATCCAAGCAAAATGCCACAGGCAAAACATCAAATTCCATTCGTAGCAGACAAAGCCGGATTCGTATCAGAAATTACTGCGAATGAAGTAGGAACTGCAGCAATGCTATTAGGTGCCGGCCGTGCGACAAAGGAATCAGTCATTGATTTAGCAGTAGGAATCGTCCTTCATAAGAAGGTTGGAGATGAAGTGAAAGAAGGCGACGCAATCGCAACTCTACACAGCAATCAAGAAAATGTTGATGACGTATTGAAGAAATTACGTGATGCATATACGATTTCATCTGAAAAAGTCGATGCGCCACCACTTGTCTATAAAGAAATTATGTAA